A single window of Cottoperca gobio chromosome 9, fCotGob3.1, whole genome shotgun sequence DNA harbors:
- the ulk1a gene encoding serine/threonine-protein kinase ULK1a isoform X5, protein MRWCHSLCILGHSCEHMDRIVGNGRKCVSRHGAKGTLSEDTIRVFLHQIGQAMKVLQSKGILHRDLKPQNILLCHPEGRRSSPINTCIKIADFGFARHLQTNTMAATLCGSPMYMAPEVIMSQNYDAKADLWSIGTIVYQCLTGKAPFHASTPQELRLFYESNSTLLPSIPKETSRHLKHLLLGLLQRNHKDRIDFDEFFRHPFLDTSSTTKKCSPAVLSYPSSASVSSSSSSSTSHPASPQHSNGKMLQIQPKVRYSPPKETPGFLLKEIANQDSKNTSSYTEDYVMVPAQFPSECTCELEVGSPIESCLIYSGSPLLAERNAGKTPPPSPLLPSPSKPVGRPVEIDGRRCSPSVPIPVPTQILNYHRMEQNLQPAGLHGSTRVTLCCADSSSPQSGGCRAPSPRFVFNSPRLATRGARPQHSSPLAGMTPKSSEQTLPLSTKTGMLAGSSDMQDTPSPKVQSRMPNRIRTVLDLQSLDASPASLTNLTRKSSSKESPFKKSERSLSTGRLSDMLLKATFGAHLFEEGSDESLNSEKSMDETAPPTGCQRDFLYSDSPPPAVFIMGSPSRGDTPPDATVSKMFSGSPSYINSAWLLNSRLLQGGSRRNSETEAMDATPHSSMVFHPPELPEDTLMEPAHTDALSDLRFTLAFVLCVMELASSNYSGLDANSIPDVSFLEQSLVTDQISLLSKEWSYAEQLVLYMKAEEFLSSALHTAKDNIKQGQLLPSATVKQVIKKLNELYKSCVTYCRTLNQRLQTFLLDKQKLMDRFNGLTAEKLIYSHTVHMVQCAALDEMFQYGTASIQRYHRALLLMEGLARIITEQKDIDSIDKCKQCIERRLSALQT, encoded by the exons CTAAGGGCACGTTAAGTGAGGACACCATCCGAGTATTCCTCCATCAGATCGGTCAGGCCATGAAGGTCCTGCAGAGCAAAGGCATCCTCCACAGAGACCTCAAACCCCAGAACATCTTGCTGTGCCACCCAGAGGGGCGCAGGTCCAGTCCCATCAACACCTGCATTAAGATAG CTGACTTTGGGTTTGCACGCCATCTCCAGACAAACACCATGGCAGCCACGCTGTGTGGCTCTCCCATGTACATG GCTCCTGAGGTCATCATGTCCCAGAACTATGATGCCAAGGCTGATCTGTGGAGCATAGGTACTATTGTGTACCAGTGTCTGACTGGAAAGGCTCCATTTCAT gccagCACACCGCAGGAGCTCCGTCTGTTCTATGAAAGCAACAGTACTCTCTTACCCAG CATCCCAAAGGAGACTTCTCGTCATTTAAAACACCTTCTGTTGGGGCTTCTGCAGAGAAACCACAAAGATCGGATCGACTTTG ATGAGTTTTTCCGCCATCCTTTCTTGGACACGAGCTCAACCACAAAGAAAT GCTCTCCAGCTGTGCTCTCCTACCCCAGCTCAGCCTCGGTCAgttcctccagcagctcctccacgTCCCATCCGGCCTCCCCTCAA CATTCCAATGGAAAAATGCTCCAAATTCAGCCCAAAGTGCGATATTCCCCTCCAAAGGAAACACCCGGCTTCCTGCTGAAAGAAATAGCCAATCAAGACAGTAAGAACACCTCGTCTTACACTGAGGACTATGTCATGGTgcctgcacagtttccaa GTGAGTGCACATGTGAGTTGGAAGTTGGGTCCCCCATTGAGAGTTGCCTGATATACAGCGG GAGTCCACTACTGGCTGAGAGAAATGCAGGAAAGACACCTCCGCCTTCTCCCCTGCTGCCCTCTCCCTCCAAGCCTGTTGG CAGGCCTGTTGAAATCGATGGCCGGAGGTGCAGCCCCTCTGTGCCCATTCCTGTCCCAACTCAGATCCTAAACTACCATCGTATGGAGCAGAACCTGCAACCTGCTGGCCTGCATGGCTCCACCAG GGTCACACTCTGCTGTGCTGATAGCAGCTCCCCACAATCGGGAGGCTGTAGAGCTCCAAGTCCAAGATTTGTCTTCAACTCCCCGCGGCTGGCAACCAGAGGAGCCCGACCACAGCATTCCTCCCCGCTAG CTGGAATGACCCCAAAGTCCTCAGAGCAGACTCTTCCGCTCAGCACAAAAACGGGAATGCTCGCTGGCTCTTCTGACATGCAGGACACCCCCAGTCCTAAG GTTCAATCAAGAATGCCAAACCGCATCAGGACCGTCTTAGACCTGCAGTCCCTCGATGCATCTCCTGCTTCCCTGACCAACCTCACCAGGAAGTCTTCCAGTAAAGAAAGCCCTTTTAAAAAGTCAGAGcg ATCCCTGAGCACAGGCAGGCTGTCTGACATGCTGCTGAAGGCGACCTTTGGGGCTCACCTTTTTGAAGAGGGAAGCGACGAGAGCCTCAACTCTGAGAAAAGCATGGATGAAACAG CGCCACCTACTGGTTGTCAAAGAGACTTCCTGTACTCGGACAGCCCACCTCCTGCGGTCTTCATTATGGGTTCTCCCTCCAGAGGAGACACTCCTCCTGATGCCACGGTGTCCAAGATGTTCTCAG GCTCCCCCAGCTACATTAACTCAGCATGGCTACTGAACAGTCGCCTTCTCCAGGGAGGAAGCCGTAGAAACAGTGAGACTGAAGCCATGGACGCTACTCCACACAGCAGTATGGTCTTCCACCCTCCAGAGCTCCCGGAAGATACACTGATGGAG CCGGCTCATACAGATGCTCTGAGTGACCTGCGTTTCACCTTAGCTTTTGTCCTCTGCGTCATGGAATTGGCTTCTTCTAACTACTCGGGGCTGGACGCCAACAGCATCCCTGATGTTTCCTTCCTAGAGCAGAGCTTGGTGACGGATCAGATCAGCCTTCTGAGTAAAGAATGGAG CTACGCAGAGCAGTTAGTGTTGTACATGAAGGCTGAGGAGTTTCTGTCATCGGCACTGCACACGGCTAAAGACAATATCAAACAAGGCCAACTCCTTCCCTCTGCTACAGTCAAGCAAG TGATAAAGAAGCTGAATGAATTGTACAAGAGCTGTGTTACGTACTGTCGCACCCTCAACCAACGCCTGCAGACCTTCTTGCTTGACAAACAGAAGCTTATGGACCGCTTCAATGGACTGACAGCAGAGAAGCTCATCTACAGCCACACTGTGCACATG GTACAGTGTGCTGCTCTAGATGAGATGTTCCAGTATGGCACTGCATCAATCCAGCGCTACCACAGAGCCCTTTTGCTGATGGAGGGTCTGGCTCGAATCATCACAGAGCAGAAGGACATTGACAGCATAGATAAAT GTAAGCAGTGTATTGAGCGGCGCCTTTCTGCTCTGCAGACTTAA